The following DNA comes from Bacillaceae bacterium S4-13-56.
ACAGGGGGAGATTGTTCATCGCGCCCGCACTGTCGGTTTGCAATGGGATGACTTGCCAAAGGTTAATCATGTGATCGCCCTCGCTGGAGGAAAATCAAAAGCAGCAGCTATCCTGTCTTATTTTAAAAAAGGTTTTAGTGATGTGCTAATTACCGATGAAGGGTCTGCAATAGAAATTTTAGAACAAATTTAGGTTTTAAAAACTAAGACAATTCACAGATAGTGAGGAGTCAAGTTTTTCAAATAAATTAGGAATTACAAATTAAGGAGGAATTCTCATGACAGTTAAAATTGGTATTAATGGATTTGGGCGTATTGGACGTAATGTTTTTCGTGCAGCATTAGCTAACGAAAACGTAGAAGTAGTAGCAGTAAATGACTTAACAGATGCAAATATGCTTGCACACTTGTTAAAGTATGATTCCGTTCATGGAACATTAAATCAAGAGGTTTCTGTTAATGGAACTAATCTTGTAGTTGGAGGAAAAGAAGTTAAAGTGCTCTCAGAGCGGGACCCTGCTCAGTTAGGTTGGGGCGATTTAGGAATAGATATCGTTATCGAATCTACGGGACGCTTTACTAACCGAGAAGATGCTCAAAAGCATATGGAAGCAGGAGCTAAAAAAGTAATTATCTCAGCTCCGGCTAAGAACGAAGACTTAACTGTTGTTATGGGTGTTAACGAAGACAAGTATGATCCTGCAAGCCATCAAATACTTTCCAATGCTTCTTGTACTACAAACTGCCTTGCACCTTTTGCAAAAGTTCTTAACGATAAATTTGGTATTAGGCGTGGAGTAATGACTACTATTCATTCTTATACAAATGACCAACAAATTCTAGACCTTCCACATAAGGACTACCGTCGTGCTCGTGCAGCAGCTGAAAACATTATCCCTACAACAACAGGGGCTGCTCAAGCAGTTGCATTAGTACTTCCAGAGCTAAAAGGAAAACTTACTGGTATGGCTATGCGTGTTCCAACTCCAAACGTTTCTATCGTAGACTTTGTAGCG
Coding sequences within:
- the gap gene encoding type I glyceraldehyde-3-phosphate dehydrogenase — encoded protein: MTVKIGINGFGRIGRNVFRAALANENVEVVAVNDLTDANMLAHLLKYDSVHGTLNQEVSVNGTNLVVGGKEVKVLSERDPAQLGWGDLGIDIVIESTGRFTNREDAQKHMEAGAKKVIISAPAKNEDLTVVMGVNEDKYDPASHQILSNASCTTNCLAPFAKVLNDKFGIRRGVMTTIHSYTNDQQILDLPHKDYRRARAAAENIIPTTTGAAQAVALVLPELKGKLTGMAMRVPTPNVSIVDFVAELDKDVTVEEINAAFKSAAENELQGILGYSDEPLVSRDYNGNTHSSIVDGLSTLVLEGNMVKVISWYDNETGYSNRCVDLAVYLDQKGL